The following coding sequences are from one Nicotiana tabacum cultivar K326 chromosome 1, ASM71507v2, whole genome shotgun sequence window:
- the LOC142163313 gene encoding uncharacterized protein LOC142163313, protein MDQLKNGVFGKFLVFNDVGHSGKLNHRMLLSQVFYKDKSKMVFRVFGNDVSFTEDDFHTIIGLKIEASDYSFVDDREYNLKERYFSDVKNDLKVDNLYKFMQKRSLLRAGATNGVCVDIEVCDEDAVKLAEIYLLEAVLLGKEHSRNISDRSMKIIDDAELCASFPWGSFCFNELIYNLSHLLTTE, encoded by the coding sequence ATGGATCAATTAAAGAATGGTGTATTTGGGAAgtttttagtgtttaatgacgTGGGTCACTCTGGGAAGTTGAATCATCGTATGTTGCTTTCTCAAGTTTTTTACAAGGATAAAAGCAAAAtggtttttagagtttttgggaaCGACGTATCATTTACGGAAGATGATTTCCATACTATTATCGGGCTTAAGATTGAGGCATCTGATTATAGTTTCGTTGATGATAGAGAGTACAATTTGAAGGAACGGTATTTCTCAGATGTGAAAAACGATTTGAAGGTAGATAATTTGTATAAATTTATGCAAAAGCGTTCTTTACTCCGTGCTGGTGCAACAAATGGTGTATGTGTTGATATCGAGGTATGCGATGAAGATGCAGTAAAGCTTGCTGAGATTTATCTATTAGAAGCTGTTCTTTTGGgtaaagaacatagtagaaataTAAGTGATCGTTCTATGAAAATCATAGATGACGCAGAACTTTGTGCTTCTTTTCCATGGGGCAGTTTCTGTTTTAATGAGCTTATTTATAATTTATCTCATCTTCTAACAACTGAGTAA